The stretch of DNA TAATGACCCTATTGCGTAAAATAGGGGGACGCATGTTTGGGGTAATACTTTGGAACGATCAAATTAGTAACCGTGCTGTGATTTGGTGTGAAGATCACGGGGACTTAGCTTTTTTGAACAGTTCTGTTCTTCAAGGTCACAACGTTTGCAAGATCGAAGCTGGTGATCTGGTGCAATTTGATATTGCCGACGATGGCAACATGCGTTTGGCGACTAATGCACAATTGGTACAGCCCGACGCATATCCGCAGCTGGCCTCCAGTTTGAAGACTGTACAAGATCCGAAAAAGGCGATGGAAATTGAGACGGGGCAGACTGGTGGTGCAAAGGTCATTCCCTTTGGCACGCCGCGTAAGCTACGGGCAAGTAAAGGCCCGGCAATACCAGGTGGTCAGCAGCTTAGAAGTGTCTGAGAAAGGTTCGCTTTTCCGCGCGGAAAGTTCATGGTCATTTACCGCTAAAAAGCCCTGATCGCATATATCGCGATCAGGGCTTTTGATTTTGTAATTGATATCGTTCTAAACAAACGTCAAAGAGCAGATCAACGTCCGCGTGACAGGGCTGCGACACCGGTCCGGGCGATACGGCCTAGTCCCAGCGGGCGCATTAGTTCAGCGAAGGCATCGATCTTATCAGGTGCGCCTGTCAGCTCGAACACAAAGCTTTCATGTGTTGAATCGACGACCTGTGCCCTGAAAATCTCGGCGAGACGCAACGCTTCGACCCGTTGCTCGCCTGAGCCATGCACTCGAACCAAAGCCAGCTCGCGTTCAACTGAATCACCTTCGACCGTAAGATCATGCACCTCATGGACCGAGACAATCCGCCCAAGCTGTGCCTTGATCTGTTCGATGATCTGTGGCGTTCCTTTGGTTACGATCGTGATGCGCGACATGTGTCCAGTATGGTCAACTTCGGCCACGGTCAGGCTATCGATGTTATAGCCACGGCCTGAAAATAGACCAATCACACGTGCCAGAACGCCGGGTTCGTTGTCGACGATTACGGCCAATGTGTGCGATTCAACCACGTCGGAAAACGTAGGGCGCAGGTTATAGGCCGAATGCTTGTTCGCGCCTTTTTTGATTTTTAGAGCAGACATTTATACGCCTTTCCTTTGGATGTGTGTCAGCGAAGAAGAAACGCTTACACAAGCACCGCGCCAGTATTTCCGATTGCGTCTTCGGTTGATGCTTCACCCAGCAACATTTTGTTATGTGGCTCACCTGATGGGATCATCGGGAAGCAGTTTTCATGCTTTTCAACCAGACAGTCGAAAATCACGGGCCCGTCGTAGTTGATCATTTCCATGATTGCGTCATCCAGATCCGCCGGATCTGAGCAGATGATGCCTTTGGCGCCAAACGCTTCGGCGAGTTTCACAAAGTCGGGCAGAGATTCTGACCAGCTGTGCGAATAGCGCTGTCCATGCAGCAGCTCTTGCCACTGGCGTACCATGCCAAGGCGTTCATTGTTAAGAATGAACTGTTTCACCGGCAGATTGAACTGCATCGCTGTGCCCATTTCCTGCATGTTCATCAGCCACGAGGCCTCGCCTGCCACGTTGATAACCAATGATTCCGGGTGTGCCATCTGCGCACCGATTGAGGCCGGGAAGCCATAGCCCATAGTGCCCAAGCCACCCGAGGTCATCCAGCGGTTTGGGTCCTCGAAGTTCAGATATTGCGCCGCCCACATCTGGTGTTGGCCAACTTCGGTGCAGATATAGCGATCGTGATCTTTAGTCAGAGCTTCAAGTCGGGACAGCGCATGCTGTGGCCGGATGACTTTGCCTTCTTGAGTGAATGCCAGACAGTTGACCTTTTTCCAGTCTTCGATCATCGCCCACCATTGCTGCAGACCTTCGCGGTTGACCTTGCGGCCACGCGATTTCCAAACCTTGAGCAGGTCTTCCAACACGTGACCTACATCGCCCACAATTGGAATGTCCGCCTTGATTACCTTGTTGATCGAGGATGGATCGATATCGATGTGCGCCTTGATTGAACCCGGGCTGAACGCATCGACGCGCCCGGTGATCCGGTCATCAAAACGCGCACCGATGTTAATCATCAGATCGCAGTCATGCATGGCCATGTTGGCCTCATAAAGACCGTGCATACCCAGCATGCCCAACCAGCTTTTGCCCGAGGCTGGATAAGCGCCCAGGCCCATCAGGGTTGAGGTAATCGGAATACCTGTGGCCTCAACCAACTCACGTAAAAGCTGGCTTGCGGCTGTGCCGGAATTGATCACGCCACCACCTGTGTAAAACAGGGGGCGCTCAGCAGTTTCCAGCGCCTCAACCAGTTCGGTGATCGTTTCCAGATCGCCTTTGACAGGAGGTTGATAATGACTGGTTTTAGCCTTGCCGGGAGGGGTGTATTCGGCGCTGGCGAACTGAACATCCTTGGGGATGTCGACAACAACCGGGCCGGGGCGGCCAGAGGTGGCAACGTGGAACGCCTGATGCAGAGTGTCCGACAGATCACCGGTGTCTTTGACCAGCCAGTTGTGCTTGGTGCAAGGGCGGGTGATGCCAACTGTGTCGGCTTCCTGAAAGGCATCGTTGCCGATCATGAAGGTCGGAACCTGCCCGGTCAAAACTACTAGCGGGATGGAATCAAGCAACGCATCGGTGATGCCGGTCACGGCATTGGTCGCCCCTGGACCGGATGTCACTAGAACAACACCGGGCTTGCCTGTTGAACGGGCATACCCTTCAGCGGCATGAACCGCACCTTGTTCGTGGCGGACAAGTACGTGGCGAATATCGTTTTGCTGAAAGATTTCGTCATAAATCGGTAGCACGGCGCCACCGGGGTATCCGAACACGACATCCACACCCTGATCCCTCAAGGTTTGGACTACCATTTTCGCTCCGCTCATCTGACGTGTCATACTATCGCTCCGTTCGTGACGTCATCGTTATACGCATAAAAAAAGCCCCCGATCTTCGGGGGCGCATGGGGTACCGTTATGGTGTCCGTTACCGGCCCATGCGCCTTTTGCCTAGAATTACGACTAGCGCGTTCATTGCGCGACTCCTTCGCTGCGTGTGCGAGACACTATGTCTGTGGAAAAGGGGCGTCAACCGGTTTTGCGAGAATTATTACTGAAATTGGCGCATTTCTTTACATTTATTGCGCGTGATTTTTTTGAACCCTTGTTTTAAAACATAAAAGTTCATGCAATTTGGGGCATGAACAACTAGTTTACCTCTGCCTCATGATCAATCAGCTTGACCATATGCCAGCGGATCACATCGCTGCGCACCGGATCCAAGTCCCGCACGCGTTTTGACAGGCCCACTAGCTGACTGCGGTGAAAGGGAATAAGTGTTCCCGAGGTGTCGGCTAGATGTTCTTGCGCGCGAATGTACAGGTGTCGCCGAGCCTCAAAATTCAGCTCTTTGCGAGCGGCCAGTAACATCAGCTCAAAGTTTGGGTCACGGTAATAGCTTTCATTGCCGTTGGCGTTTGAATGATAGGCTTCATTCAGCACCTGATCTGCGGGGCGGGCGGACCAACTGGTGGCGAAACCATCCTTGTTTTTCCAGATCTCTGTCCAGTATCCATCGGCAGAGGCCTTAACGATGTTGACGTTAATACCTGCCTTGGCAACTTGCTGCTGAAAGGCAACGGCCATCGCTGACCAAGCTTGATCTATCGTCGATATATGCAGGTCAACATTGATGCCATAGGGATAGCCTGCCTCGGCCAGCAATGCCCGCGCAGCTCCGATATCCTGTGGGCAGCTCATCGTGGCGCGGTACTGGTCATCTGGGGCAACGGGGGTGTCGCAGGATATTGTGCCCCCCCCGTCCAATGCCAGTTTCAACAGCTCCTCACGATCAACTGCCAAACGGATCGCGCGGCGGACACGGGCATCGGTAAAGGGCGCGATATCAGTTCGAAAGACAAAGCCTGACCAGTTGCCGGTGGGAATGTCTTGAATGATGTAACGGTCTGATTTTGACAAAGCACGGCGAAGTAGGGGCAAAATGCCACGTTCCATATCCAGCTGTCCGGCCAAAAATGCCTGCAACCGCGCCTGGGAATCCGGCACACCTATAATTTCCATGCGTTCAATGTAGGGCGCGCCCTCCCAGTAGTCGGGATTGGCCACAAGTTGTGTGATACCGTCAGGGTCAAACTTTTCGACCATGAAAGGACCGGTGCCGATACCGGTTTGGGCGATTTTTCCGCCAGAGCCATCAGGGATAATCCGTAATCTGGGGTCCATCAGTAAAAGAGGAAGATCGGCAAAAGTTGATTTCAGGCTAAAACGAACCGTCAGATCGTCCGGTGCATCGATATTGGTCATCATTTTGAGCAATGATTGAGCGGGGCTATTGGTGGCAGGGTCAAGCGTGCGATTAAAAGTATAAACTACATCGCTAGCATCAAATGTACTGCCATCGTGGAACCGCACGCCATCACGCAGCCTTATGGTCCAAACTGTGCCGTCTTTGTTGGTGTACCATTCGGTCGCAAGGTCCGGCTGCGGCAGGCCATCAGAGTCGGGGCGGGCCAGCCGGTTCATGATCTTTTCCGTAACTTGCAACACCCGGCCTTGTGAGATTGGATCAAGGCTGGATCGATCTCCTTTGCCAACATCATGAGCCTGCCGGAAGACGCTGTCAGATTGAGCTAAGACAAGCTGTGCCACAAACGTCATGGCGATAGTCATGGTGATCAGCAGGCGCATGGTTCATCCCGGTCTGGTAGCTGGATTGATTTGTGGCCGATCTGGCCCAATAAATCAAATGTTACGCAGATTTGTGAAGGGATGTGATGAAAGATAAACGCACCGATTGTTTGGATGGGGCTTAGTCGTTCAGGACCCACTCTTCAGAATCGAGATGAAATGTCACCATGCGGCTTGCAGAAGGCTTTGGCAGGGTCCGTTTTTCGCGTTTGCGCAGTACCAAACCGTGCAGGCGTTCCAGCACTGTTGGTTTTCGTCGTATCGTGCGCATTTCTGCGCGATAGGCACCAGGAACCTGCTGAGATAATTGATCACCCTCAAACGTGAATGATCCTAGGTGAGCGTTCACAACGTGAAGTTCATTTTGTTTTGCGAGTGATTTCCATAGAAAATAATCACCGGCCAGTTTGAATGTCTTAAGGCGCTCAAGATCAATCTGAAAATCCTCACTAGAACGCCAAAGAGTGCTTTCTTGTTGAATAGCATCCAGCCGCGTGCCGTACATGCCGCAGTCAATCAGGTTGCGATGGAAAGGGTGGCGCAGGCGACCATCGTGAATATGCCCAAAGCAGTTTCGTGCAATGGCGCGACCTGTCAGCCACTTGATTTTCTCGTATTTGCCAAACACCATCGAAACGATTTCGAAGGTATAGCGATCATACCGTTCGCCAGCGGGCAAATAACTTGTTACGTCGCTTTCGGATATCTTCGCCAAGCCCTTGGCCAAAGCGTCGTACATGCCGTTGTCTGGTTCTGATATAATATCGATGCGAGGGTCATCAAACGCGCGGACATGTTCAAGCGTATCATCGGTTGATGCACCGTCGACAACGATCACATGAACACTGTCTGCGCCCTTGAGGACCGAAGCCTGCTGTAGCAGGCTTTCGATCGTAGTGACAATCTTCGAACCAGAGTTGAAAACGGGAATGACGATTGAATACTTCATATCTGACCAATAGCTCTACCAAGGGGTGCATGCCGCTTTTCACGGAAATTGCCCCCTTTGGCAAGGCTGGGCTGGATGGGATGCCGCGGAACGTTACGCTGTTCAGGGCTCAGCGCGCTGAACCATCCCAAACAGATCACGCGGGTCATCTGGATCGGCCAAAAGGTCCAGATCGATGAACAGCCCTGTGCCTTTGATATGATCGCGGACATAACGCAGAGCACTGAAATCTTCGATAGCAAATCCGACGCTGTCGAACAGTGTGATCTGCTCGGCGCTGGTGCGGCCTTGGGTTTTGCCAGAAATTACTTCCCACATCTCTGTAACGGGGTGATCATCTGCCATCTGCTGAATCTCACCCTCGATACGAGTTTGCTCAGGGAACTCCACAAAAATATCGCTGCGGTGCAAGATCGCCGGTGCCAGTTCGGTTTTGCCGGGGCAATCGCCGCCGATGGCATTGATGTGGACGCCTGATCCAATCATGTTGTCGGTCAGAATTGTGGCGCACTGCTTATCGGCGGTGCAGGTGGTGATGATCTGTGCGCCTTCCATCGAGGCTTCGGCCGATGTGCATTTCACAACGTTCAACCCCATACCGGCCAGATTGCGGGCGGCTTTGTCTGTTGCGGCTGGGTCTATGTCATACAGGCGGACGCTATCGATGCCACAGATCGCCTTCATCGCGAGGCTTTGGAATTCCGATTGTGCGCCATTGCCGATCATCGCCATGGTGGTCGAACCTTTCGGTGCCAAGTATTTGGCCACCATGGCCGAGGTGGCCGCTGTGCGCAGTGCGGTCAGAACGGTCATTTCGGTTAGCAACACAGGATAGCCGGTATTTACATCTGCCAACAGGCCGAATGCGGTGACGGTTTGTAGCCCGTCTTTGGTATTCTTGGGGTGGCCGTTGACGTATTTAAAGCCATAAACCTCGCCATCCGAAGTTGGCATTAGCTCAATCACGCCTTCCTTTGAATGGCTGGCGATACGTGGGGTTTTGTCGAATAGCTCCCACCGACGAAAGTCGGCTTCGATATATTCGGCAATCCCTGTCAGCATCGGCTCAATACCGATGTGGTGGACCAGCTTCATCATGTCGTCGACGGATACAAAGGGAACGAGGGCTTTGTCTGAAGGTTGCAACATTGTAATCGCTCTTTCTTAATGGGTGCGCTTGGAAAGGTGGATGCCGGCGAGCATACAGCGCACCGAGCCGCCTGCACTTTCCAGTGTAGGGATAGATAAGTGGAGTAGCCGGACCGACCTTTCCAGCTGGTTGATCTGATTGGTGGTCAGGGCGTCAAACGCACATTGTGATAGTGCCAGAACCCGGCCTTCGGGCGAGGACAGCTCAATAGCGTTACCGGCAAAAGCATGGATTTGTGCAGGCGTTAGGTCAATGATTTCGCGATCTGGTTCGCGCAGGCGCCTTGCGATTTCTGCGCGACGATTTGTATCTGGGATCATTTCAAGGCTGATCATCACGATCTTTGTGCCAATCGCCATCAAAACGTTGGTGTGATAGACTGGTACGCCATTCTGATCGACTGCATCGAACACGACCGGCTCGTAGCCAAATTGGGTGCAAAACCGTTCCAGCAAAATCGGATCAGCCCGATGAGAGCGCGCGACATAAGCCACGCGCGTCAGATGATCGATCACCATGGCACCGGTGCCTTCGAGATAAAGGCCATCGGGTTCCAGCCCGGAATAGTCGATGACTTCCTGTACACGGTAATCGCGTTTAAGCAGCTCGATCACATCGGCGCGACGCTCGCGGCGGCGGTTCTGGGCATACATCGGGTAAATTGCGATTGATCCGCCAGCGTGAGTGGAGAACCAGTTGTTCGGAAAAACAGAATCCGGCGTATCAGCGCCGTGATCTTGAAAAACATGGACCTCGATGCCAGCCTCTCGCAGTGTTTCAACTGCTTGATCAAACTCGCTTTGTGCCCGTGCGGCGATGGTGACGGCATCAGTGTCCAATTCGGTTTGAAAGACGTTGTCGCCAGCGGTTTGAGGGTTTGGGTGGAATTGATCTGGACGAATCATAACCACGCTGGAAGGGGCTTGAATGCTCATGTGAAGGCTCTTGTCGGGCGGTCAAAGACGCGGCGGCCAAAGGCCGAGGCTGTCAGATCGACCATCACCTGTGCGGTTTTTCCACGCTCATCAAGGAAAGGGTTGAGTTCGACCAGATCAAGAGAAGTCATCAAGCCGCTGTCGCTGATCATTTCCATAACCAGATGCGCTTCTCGTACAGTTGCACCGCCAGGTACGGTTGTGCCGACTGCAGGGGCGAAAGATGGGTCAAGAAAATCGACGTCCAAAGACACATGTAACGCGCCATTTTGTTGGGCAACGTGCTCCAGAAACGTTGTCAGAGGCCGAGCAATGCCATGTTCATCAATCTGGCGCATGTCGTGATAGCGAATGTCTGTGCTTTGCAGGGCTTCGCGTTCGGCCTGATCAACAGAACGTAAACCGATGATGCAGATGTTTTCTTGTGGAATCGGGTTCGTCACTTCTGGGAAGCCAAAAAATCCTTCTCGACCAGTTACATAGCCCAGTGGCGTGCCGTGCAGGTTGCCCGAGGCGGTTGATTGAGGGGTGTGGAAGTCACTATGTGCATCCAGCCAAAGTACAAACTGCGGGCGTTCAGATTTAGCTGCGTGATTAGCCACTCCGGCTACGGAGCCAAGTGAAAGGCTGTGATCGCCGCCCAGAAAGATTGGCAGACCCTGGTCCATCGCGGCCTCGGCACTGTTAATCAATGCGTTGGTCCAGCCGATGGTCTCTTCTCCGGCGTGAATATGATCTGGCAGATTTTTTGCGTTTGAATTTTCAGTGGCGGCAAGGTTGCCCCAATCCTCGACACGGTAGCCGAGCTCGGACAATGTTTCGGACAGGCCTGCAACACGGTAGGCATCTGGTCCCATGATACAGCCACGGCGGCGTTTGCCGCTGTCGACGGGTGCGCCAATCAGAATGCAGGAATGGGGGGGCATGGTACAATCCTTTTCGAGTGATAATATATAAATACCGCTAAAGCGGTTGCGTTAAAGGCATCATTTTGCACATAATGGAACTGAATTTACCAAAATGAACTTTATAGTGAGCAAAATGGACGATACTGACCAGCAGCTTATCTCAGCACTTCGGCACAATGCGCGGGCTTCTTTGTCTGATCTGGCCATAACGCTGGGAGTGTCGCGGACCACTGTGCGCGGGCGGATTGAGCGACTTAAACAAAATGGTGAGATCGTAGGGTTTACCGTTGTTTTGAAGGGCGAAACCGCGTTGGATCCGGTGCGCGGTTTGATGTCGTTGGGAATTGAAGGGCGCGGAATGGAGAGAATATTGAGGCAACTCAATGGCCTGCGAGAGGTGCGGGCGATTCATACCACCAACGGGCGCTGGGATCTGATCGTCGAGATTGGAACGGCAACACTGGAGCATCTGGATAAGATTCTCGCGCAGATCCGCAAGTTTGACGGGATCGCCAGCTCGGAAACCAGCCTGCTGCTGAGCACACGCAAATCTTCGACTGGTTAGACGCAAATTTGCGTACAACCTGTACCACTTGTACGCGGGTTTGGTACGCAACTCGCAGATCTGGGTCAGGTGCCGAACTCATCGCAGTAGCATTGCCTTAAGAAGGGGCTGCGGCGGGCGAAGATGGAGTTGGCAATTCCGACCCCGGTTAGCTCCCACACTCCATAAGTCGGCTCAGTTTGGTGATTGCGCAAATGAACCATGCCTAGATCGCGGCAGATCTGTTCACCTCCGGCAGAACAGGAGATCGTTCCAATACCATGCAGTAAGACGCCACGGCGGGCTTCGGTCTCCAGAAAATCGATGAAAGATGACAGCAATAGGGTCGTGGCGGCTTGATGGCCTGGACCAACGGCGAGAATGGGGCAGTAGCCAAAGTAAGTGCCGGGCAGAATAGGACGGTGAATGCGGTCAAGCGAAAGCTCGGTTTCAACCAGTTCGCCTGAGCGGAAGCGGGCTTCGTCTTCGGGGATGAGAAAAGGCAGGGCCCATTTAGCCACCATCTGGCCATTACACATGACGGCACACCAGTGATCACGGTGAACCTCGTAGATCGGCCCGAAGATACTTTCGTTGGCCGCAAACTGGGGTGGAACATGCCCCAAAACGTCATCCGCAAATTCGATTGAGGCACGTGCTGCCGTTTTCCACGAGCCATCAAACGCCGTATTCACCGAATGATCATCAAGTAAGTGGTAGGTGTTGTTGTCTGATGGAGAAGAGTGACGCGCCTCCCAATCTGTACGGCAGGCCAGAATGTCGGGAGATGCCCAACCAAGCCGTTCGTTTAGTCTGTGTTCAAGATCACCGCGAATGAAAGAGAGCGAGCGCTCGTATTTGCTGATCGCTTCGATGCTCACCCCTAAAATCTCGGCCAGACCTTCTTGTGTGACACGCCCGTGGGTGCCATTGCGTGCGCGCCAATCTTTTAGTTTGCGGGCAAAGAGAGATGCGTCATGGGCCATGCCATAAGCATGACATCCGCCCTATCACTTCGCCAAGTGAATTCGGGGTGATTTACGGGTTGTTACGGGTTCTACCGGATCGAGGCCGTGGTTTGATGTCCGACACAGGGGCAGGGTGATTGCAGGTTTTCAATCGCAGGAGGCACGCCATGACTCGCCGCATTTCATCGCTGACACAGGTTAGTGTTCTGACCAGTGTTCCGTTTTCTTCAAACCTAAAAGGCGCGCGTTGCCGGCACAATCAACCCGTGGACCCGGATGATTGGTATACAAAGGATCGTCGCCAAAGGGCCAAGCTGTGCCAAAAGATTTGATGAGGCAATCTGATTCGCAGTGACGGATGACTGTTGGATAGTGCTGATCTTAGGCTTCTTGCATAAATGATCTGAAACGGAACCGTCGTGCGTACCTGATCGTGTTGACCATAATCTTAGGTGGTTCATCCAACGGCGGCTAAGCGGGACGAAACCGCCGTTCGCTTTTGCAGATTGAATGTCTGTTTCTGCGTTTTGCGGCCCCGAAGCAGGACCGCAAAACTCTTGTTCAATGTGTTTCAAGCGAGACATAGACATCCATCTCGGCTTCATGGTCGAAGTCACTGAGGTCCATGACTGAAAAGAACATCGCGCAAACGGGCGATTCCATTTCTTTCTTGATAACGTCTTGGTAGTCGTCGCGGCTTCGGAACTGGACGATATCGAGGTAGGTTCCGTCAGACTTGCGAACAAGCTCACGACGCAACACGCCTGCTTCATGCGCGACAAAGTCCTTTTGGAACGCCTTCGAGGCTGCAAGCAGATCGGCCTCAGTTTTACCCTCAGCAAGTTTGATGGGTGCAAGAACAGTAACTGGTGACATCTTTTCTCCTTCAATGGTCGTTGTGTCACGAAGATATTTATTGCTTAATATGACATTTTATGTCGTATTTATGGAATGGCGCGCGCAAATTCATATGATCGGCTCAGACGGCTTGAACTTTTGGCAGCACACCTCAAGCAAGAAGGGTTCAGCACCATCAAGGAGCTGGCTGAATCCCATGATGTAAGCGAGCGCACAATCTCACGCGATTTGCAGCTGATGCGAGACCAGGGCCTCCCAATTGACTCGGATCGCGGACGCGGTGGCGGCGTTCGGCTGGATCGTCACTGGGGCATCGGGCGCCTCAACTTGAGCTACCCTGAAGCGGTCGACCTTCTAATCAGCATTTCCGTTGCCGAGCAGATGAAGTCACCGATTTTCCTTGCGAACCTAGCATCCATCAGACGGCAACTCATCGCCTCATTCTCGGCGGAGAAAAGGGAGAGAGTTGATCGGCTAAAGTCTCGAATACTGATCGGCGAGACGGCTTCGACCTTCGTTCAAGGGTCAGTTGTTTTGGCCGATGGTAAGGCGGTCCAGAAACTGCACCAGGGTTTTCTCGATCAGACAAACGTGAGTATCCGCTATAAGGACGACGATAAGATCACCACCCGCGAGATAGAAGCGCATTACCTTCTACTGAACTATCCGATCTGGTATGTGCTTGCCGTCGATCACCTCCGCGACGCTATGCGAACATTCCGTTGCGATCGGGTCCTAAGCGCTGAGCTCACCGACACGAAGTTTCAGGTTTTGTCGAAGACAAGCTTCGCCCAGTCCTTGGAGGGGAACAAACTGCTGAAATAGAAACGCGGTCATTCAGCACCTGCGCAGCATCCGCCACAATGAGCTCAGAGCGGACCTTTTTACAAGTGCCGCTTGGTCCTTTGGGTCACAACGTGAGGTGTCTGTTTGTCAAGCCACCGAAAGACAGGCGCATTTGGCCTTGTGGTTGATGGCTTGCGATGTGCTGCCTTGCAGGAGTGCGCCGACGTTTCCCAGACCACGGCGACCGGTGACAATCAGGTCTGCGCCGCAGTTTTCGGCATAATTTGTAATGTGGTCGGCGGGGTCACCATTTTTCAGATGTGCCTGCGTAACGTCGATATTGCAGGTTTTTGCGACGGCTTTGCCAGTTTCAAGAATTTTGTTTCCTGCATCCTCGACCTCTTTTGGCGATGGCATGGTCGTGGCAACGTGGTAGCCCGGCACAGCACCCATCGCAAATGCGACTGTTTGGGGTTGGGGGGTATGGATCAGGTGGATCTCAGACGCGTATTTCTGTGCCATGTCACAGGCGACACGCAGCGCATGTTCCGCAGAGTCCGATCCGTCGATTCCAACGACAATATTCTTGAACATATCCTTTCCTCCTTTGATGAAAGCATCCAAAGCATCCAAAGCATCCAAAGCATCCAAAGCATCCAAAGCATACGCTAGACGTATTCTGCCGACATTGACCTGCATCAATAGAGGGAGCTGTCGTTGATTGTGGTTGGTCGGAGTGTCAGGTCACCGAAAGACAGGCGCATTTGGCCTTGTGATTGACGGCTTGTGAGGTGCTGCCTTGGATGAGGGCGCCAAGACTGCCCAAACCACGCCGGCCGGTAACGATCAGGTCGGCCTCGCAGGCCTCGGCATATTCGGTGATCTGGTTGGCTGGGTCACCAGATTTTAAATGTGCTTGCGCAATGTCGACACCGCCGGTCTTTGCAATGGCCTTTCCTGCATCCAAAATCTTGTTACCTGCGGTTTTGACCTCGTCCGAGGTGGGCATGGATGTTGCTGTGTGATAGCCAGTCAGCGCGCCCATCGCAAATGCAACTGTTTGTGGTTGTGGGACATGGATCAGGTGGATTTCGGCCGCAAATTTTTGCGCTAGTTCACAGGCGACGCGCAGCGCATTGTCTGAGATTTCTGATCCGTCAATTCCGACGACAATGGTCTTGAACATAATATCACCCGGTCATTGTAAGTAATGGCAGTATAACCGGCTTTGGTTTTACCGCCACTGATTTAGCTGAACCTTGGGGTGTTGGGTTAGCTGCCTGCCATGCCCGCCAACATGGCAAAGAGCGCAACGATGTGGATGAGCATGATGGCGCGATCGTTCCACAAGATGCCAACCGTGCCCCAGCCTAGAACACCGATCAGGAATAGATAGAGGTTCCACGGTGTCCAGCCAAAGGCGGTGGCGGTGTAGCCCATGATCTGGATAACAGAGGCAAGCCATTTAATGATGAAAGCGATGCGCTCGGAACGGTCGGGGGGGAGGATTTGATCAGACTGCATTGGTCAACCCCCCGTCAACGCGCAGGTTCTGGCCTGTCATGTATGTGCTGCCGGATGACGCCAGATAACCGATTAGCGAGGAGACCTCGGCCACGGTGCCATACCGCCCCATGGGAATGCGGGCTTTGCGGTCATCTGTTTCGGGCAGGCTGTCGATGAAGCCGGGCAAGACATTGTTCATGCGAATCCCCTGGGTGGCATAACGATCAGCGTAGAGTTTGGAGAAGGCGGCGAGGCTGGCACGGAAGACGCCGGAGGTGGGAAACAGTGGATCGGGCTCAAACGCGGCAAAGGTCGAGATGTTGATGATTGATCCACTGCCTTGCCCTTGCATGATTGGTGTGACCAAACGGGTGGGGCGGATGACGTTCATCAGATAGTAGTCCATTCCCAGATGCCAGTCGTCATCCGAGATATCGAGCACGTCCCCCTTGGGGCCATGACCGGCGGAATTGACTAGTACATCAACGCGCCCCCAACGGGATTTTGCGCCCTCGACCAGTGTGGCCAGATCACCAGGGATAAGGTTGGAGCCGGTGACACCAAAACCACCCAGTTCATTGCCCAGGGCCTCGCCCTTGCCGGAGGAGGACAGGATGCCAACCCGAAAACCATCGGCGGCC from Roseovarius sp. EL26 encodes:
- the ilvN gene encoding acetolactate synthase small subunit; translation: MSALKIKKGANKHSAYNLRPTFSDVVESHTLAVIVDNEPGVLARVIGLFSGRGYNIDSLTVAEVDHTGHMSRITIVTKGTPQIIEQIKAQLGRIVSVHEVHDLTVEGDSVERELALVRVHGSGEQRVEALRLAEIFRAQVVDSTHESFVFELTGAPDKIDAFAELMRPLGLGRIARTGVAALSRGR
- a CDS encoding acetolactate synthase 3 large subunit; translated protein: MTRQMSGAKMVVQTLRDQGVDVVFGYPGGAVLPIYDEIFQQNDIRHVLVRHEQGAVHAAEGYARSTGKPGVVLVTSGPGATNAVTGITDALLDSIPLVVLTGQVPTFMIGNDAFQEADTVGITRPCTKHNWLVKDTGDLSDTLHQAFHVATSGRPGPVVVDIPKDVQFASAEYTPPGKAKTSHYQPPVKGDLETITELVEALETAERPLFYTGGGVINSGTAASQLLRELVEATGIPITSTLMGLGAYPASGKSWLGMLGMHGLYEANMAMHDCDLMINIGARFDDRITGRVDAFSPGSIKAHIDIDPSSINKVIKADIPIVGDVGHVLEDLLKVWKSRGRKVNREGLQQWWAMIEDWKKVNCLAFTQEGKVIRPQHALSRLEALTKDHDRYICTEVGQHQMWAAQYLNFEDPNRWMTSGGLGTMGYGFPASIGAQMAHPESLVINVAGEASWLMNMQEMGTAMQFNLPVKQFILNNERLGMVRQWQELLHGQRYSHSWSESLPDFVKLAEAFGAKGIICSDPADLDDAIMEMINYDGPVIFDCLVEKHENCFPMIPSGEPHNKMLLGEASTEDAIGNTGAVLV
- a CDS encoding ABC transporter substrate-binding protein — its product is MRLLITMTIAMTFVAQLVLAQSDSVFRQAHDVGKGDRSSLDPISQGRVLQVTEKIMNRLARPDSDGLPQPDLATEWYTNKDGTVWTIRLRDGVRFHDGSTFDASDVVYTFNRTLDPATNSPAQSLLKMMTNIDAPDDLTVRFSLKSTFADLPLLLMDPRLRIIPDGSGGKIAQTGIGTGPFMVEKFDPDGITQLVANPDYWEGAPYIERMEIIGVPDSQARLQAFLAGQLDMERGILPLLRRALSKSDRYIIQDIPTGNWSGFVFRTDIAPFTDARVRRAIRLAVDREELLKLALDGGGTISCDTPVAPDDQYRATMSCPQDIGAARALLAEAGYPYGINVDLHISTIDQAWSAMAVAFQQQVAKAGINVNIVKASADGYWTEIWKNKDGFATSWSARPADQVLNEAYHSNANGNESYYRDPNFELMLLAARKELNFEARRHLYIRAQEHLADTSGTLIPFHRSQLVGLSKRVRDLDPVRSDVIRWHMVKLIDHEAEVN
- a CDS encoding glycosyltransferase, with the translated sequence MKYSIVIPVFNSGSKIVTTIESLLQQASVLKGADSVHVIVVDGASTDDTLEHVRAFDDPRIDIISEPDNGMYDALAKGLAKISESDVTSYLPAGERYDRYTFEIVSMVFGKYEKIKWLTGRAIARNCFGHIHDGRLRHPFHRNLIDCGMYGTRLDAIQQESTLWRSSEDFQIDLERLKTFKLAGDYFLWKSLAKQNELHVVNAHLGSFTFEGDQLSQQVPGAYRAEMRTIRRKPTVLERLHGLVLRKREKRTLPKPSASRMVTFHLDSEEWVLND
- a CDS encoding ornithine cyclodeaminase: MLQPSDKALVPFVSVDDMMKLVHHIGIEPMLTGIAEYIEADFRRWELFDKTPRIASHSKEGVIELMPTSDGEVYGFKYVNGHPKNTKDGLQTVTAFGLLADVNTGYPVLLTEMTVLTALRTAATSAMVAKYLAPKGSTTMAMIGNGAQSEFQSLAMKAICGIDSVRLYDIDPAATDKAARNLAGMGLNVVKCTSAEASMEGAQIITTCTADKQCATILTDNMIGSGVHINAIGGDCPGKTELAPAILHRSDIFVEFPEQTRIEGEIQQMADDHPVTEMWEVISGKTQGRTSAEQITLFDSVGFAIEDFSALRYVRDHIKGTGLFIDLDLLADPDDPRDLFGMVQRAEP